In the Vicinamibacteria bacterium genome, AGCTCCTTTACGGTGCCGATTTTCATAAGGGCGGCCTCGCTTGCACAGGAAACTCTCGATGGTCGGTTGTCAGTTTGGACCGGCCGGCGAAGAGGTGCTCGGACCTACGCGAGGCGCCGGCCCTGGCCGACCCGCTGGATCCGTCGGTTTGGACTTCGGGTCTGCCGATGAGTCTGACTGCGCCATCTTGCTGGAGCCGCGAAAAGTGGCTCCCTCGGCTACGGCGATGACGCGAGCGGAGATGTTTCCAAATACCCGCCCGGTAGCGGTGATCTCCACCTTCCCCGAAGCCTCACAATCGCCGTGGATCTTGCCGCGAACGATGACGATCTCGGCGTGGACACTCGCCTGGACATCGCCACCTTGGCCGATGATCACGCGTTTGTCGCTATGGACCTTGCCTTCCACTCGCCCTTCGATCAGCATGTCCGTGCGGCTTCGAAGCTCGCCTTTTATCGTTGTGCCCGAGCCGATGACGGTCGGCGCCTCCGTTGGTTGCGAAGGGGCGGGCGTTGGTCTCTGACGAGGCTCGGGCGGCGCGGCCGCGCCCCCTTGGGTGTCGGGTTTCCCACCGAAAAGTCCCACGAAGCCCTCCTTATCCGGACGCGGTCGGCGTCCCCGTTACCTCAGACGATACAGTATGGCATGTGGAGCGGGCGACGGGACTCGAACCCGCGACACCAAGCTTGGGAAGCTTGTACTCTACCAACTGAGCTACGCCCGCTCGTCGGCATCCGGGGCAGCAGTATATCTCATCCGCGTTCTTGGCATCCAGGCAGCTCCCCGCGGCGTGCGATGGTCTCACGAGCCCTCGAGCGGCGCCAGTCGACTGAAGTCAGTGAGGACCGACTTGTCTCCGAGCACGACCCCGTGGTCGACAACCGCGTGGTGTCCGATGTGAGCGCTTCGGCCGATGAGTGCGCCCCGGACGCGCGCGTGCTCGCCAACTCTCACGTTCGACCAGAGCACCGAGTGGCTCACGCTCGCCCCTTCCTCGATGCGACAGTTGGACCCCAGCACGACGAAGGGCTCGAGTGCCGCGTGCGCTTTCACGACACTTCCCGGTCCGACGTAGGCCGGGCCCGTGAGCCGTGAGCCGCCCTCCAAAGTTGCTTGGGGGTCGACATAAGTGCCCCCGGCATTGGGGTTGAATCCCTCGATGGCGAGTACGCCCGAGAGGATGTCCCTGTGGACCTGGAGGTATTTCTCCGGGGTGCCGATGTCGATCCAGTAACCGCGGTGTACGTAGGCATAAAAAGGTACGTCGCCCCGAAGGAGGTTTGGAAAGAAACTCCTTTCGAAAGAGTAGTTTACGCCAGGCGGAATGGTATCGAACAGCTCGGGCTCGATGACGTAAACCCCGGCGTTGATGGTGTCGCAGGTGATCTCGTCGTCGCTCGGTTTCTCCAAGAACTGACTGACGCGTCCATCTTCGACGCATTCTACGAGGCCATAGGCCGAAGGATTCTCCACCGGCGTGAGCACGATGGTCGCCTTCGCTTTCTTGTCTTCATGAAAGCGAAGTACCGACTCGAGGTCGAGGTCGCTCAACACGTCGCCATTGAATACGATGGTTCTCTCCCGTATGAAGTTCTCGGCGTTCTTGACCGCCCCCGCTGTCCCAAGGGGCTCCGGTTCCATCGTGTAATGGATTCGCACCCCGTGGTCGCTGCCGTCGCCGAAGAGCTCTTCGATTCTCCGGGGTTGATACGAGAGCGATAGCACGATGTTCTCGATTCCCGTCCGTCGAAGAAGGTCGATCTGCAGCGCCAGGAACGGTCGATTGAGTATCGGTACGATAGGTTTCGGCGTGTTGAGCGTAAGAGGCCTGAGCCTGGTACCTTTGCCACCGGCGAGAATGACTGCGTTCATGAATACCCTGCGTGACGTCCAGTATACCGAGGGACGAGTCGCGGTGAACTCCCCAATCGCAAAAAAGCTCTTCTGCCGCCAAGACGCTTCAACCCGGCCGGGAAGCGGATTCGGAAGCCTGTGCCGTTAGCCGAATAGTGGACTTTCGATCCCGGACCGAAGATACTTAGGAATTCGAATGAGTGTCGACGATCTGAAGAAGA is a window encoding:
- a CDS encoding polymer-forming cytoskeletal protein; protein product: MGLFGGKPDTQGGAAAPPEPRQRPTPAPSQPTEAPTVIGSGTTIKGELRSRTDMLIEGRVEGKVHSDKRVIIGQGGDVQASVHAEIVIVRGKIHGDCEASGKVEITATGRVFGNISARVIAVAEGATFRGSSKMAQSDSSADPKSKPTDPAGRPGPAPRVGPSTSSPAGPN
- a CDS encoding NDP-sugar synthase, whose protein sequence is MNAVILAGGKGTRLRPLTLNTPKPIVPILNRPFLALQIDLLRRTGIENIVLSLSYQPRRIEELFGDGSDHGVRIHYTMEPEPLGTAGAVKNAENFIRERTIVFNGDVLSDLDLESVLRFHEDKKAKATIVLTPVENPSAYGLVECVEDGRVSQFLEKPSDDEITCDTINAGVYVIEPELFDTIPPGVNYSFERSFFPNLLRGDVPFYAYVHRGYWIDIGTPEKYLQVHRDILSGVLAIEGFNPNAGGTYVDPQATLEGGSRLTGPAYVGPGSVVKAHAALEPFVVLGSNCRIEEGASVSHSVLWSNVRVGEHARVRGALIGRSAHIGHHAVVDHGVVLGDKSVLTDFSRLAPLEGS